A section of the Pseudomonas flavescens genome encodes:
- a CDS encoding FAD-dependent oxidoreductase produces MAERLNNDFQFIEVGRKDPKKKLLRQRKKEFVEIYDTFKPAQAGDQAHRCLGCGNPYCEWKCPVHNFIPNWLKLVSEGNILAAAELSHQTNTLPEVCGRVCPQDRLCEGACTLNDGFGAVTIGSVEKYITDTAFAMGWRPDMSKVKPTGKRVAVIGAGPAGLGCADILVRNGVTPVVFDKNPEIGGLLTFGIPEFKLEKSVLSNRREVFTGMGIEFRLNTEIGKDITMQQLLDEYDAVFMGMGTYTYMKGGFPGEDLPGVHDALDFLIANVNRNLGFEKAPEDFVDMKGKRVVVLGGGDTAMDCNRTSIRQGAKAVTCAYRRDEANMPGSRKEVKNAKEEGVKFLFNRQPIAIVGEDKVEGVKVVETRLGEPDARGRRSPEPIPGSEEIIPAEAVLIAFGFRPSPAPWFDDFDIRIDTQGRVVAPEKATFKHQTSNPKVFAGGDMVRGSDLVVTAIYEGRNAAEGILDYLGV; encoded by the coding sequence ATGGCTGAACGTCTGAATAACGACTTCCAGTTCATCGAAGTCGGGCGCAAAGACCCGAAGAAGAAGCTGCTGCGTCAGCGCAAGAAAGAATTCGTCGAAATCTACGACACCTTCAAGCCGGCTCAGGCCGGTGATCAGGCACACCGCTGCCTGGGTTGCGGCAACCCGTATTGCGAGTGGAAGTGCCCGGTGCACAACTTCATCCCCAACTGGTTGAAGCTGGTCTCCGAAGGCAACATTCTGGCTGCCGCCGAACTCAGCCACCAGACCAACACCCTGCCGGAAGTCTGCGGCCGCGTGTGCCCGCAGGATCGTCTGTGCGAAGGTGCCTGCACCCTCAACGACGGCTTCGGTGCGGTGACCATCGGCTCGGTGGAGAAGTACATCACCGATACCGCTTTCGCCATGGGCTGGCGCCCGGACATGTCCAAGGTCAAACCGACCGGCAAACGTGTCGCGGTGATCGGTGCCGGTCCGGCCGGCCTGGGCTGTGCGGACATTCTGGTGCGCAATGGCGTGACGCCGGTGGTGTTCGACAAGAACCCGGAAATCGGCGGCCTGCTGACCTTCGGCATTCCCGAGTTCAAGCTGGAAAAGAGCGTACTGAGCAATCGCCGCGAAGTCTTCACCGGCATGGGTATCGAATTCCGTTTGAACACCGAGATCGGCAAGGACATCACCATGCAGCAGTTGCTGGATGAGTACGATGCCGTGTTCATGGGCATGGGCACCTACACCTACATGAAGGGCGGCTTCCCGGGCGAGGACCTGCCGGGCGTGCACGACGCGCTGGACTTCCTGATCGCCAACGTCAATCGCAACCTCGGTTTCGAGAAGGCGCCGGAAGACTTCGTCGACATGAAGGGCAAGCGCGTCGTGGTCCTCGGCGGCGGCGACACTGCGATGGACTGCAACCGCACCTCGATTCGCCAGGGCGCCAAGGCCGTGACCTGCGCCTATCGCCGTGACGAAGCGAACATGCCGGGCTCGCGCAAGGAAGTGAAGAATGCCAAGGAAGAGGGCGTGAAGTTCCTCTTCAACCGCCAGCCCATCGCCATCGTCGGCGAGGACAAGGTCGAAGGCGTAAAGGTGGTCGAGACCCGTCTCGGCGAGCCCGATGCCCGTGGCCGTCGCAGCCCCGAGCCAATCCCGGGCTCCGAGGAGATCATCCCGGCAGAAGCCGTGCTGATCGCCTTCGGTTTCCGACCGAGCCCGGCGCCCTGGTTCGATGATTTCGATATCCGTATCGATACCCAGGGCCGTGTCGTCGCGCCGGAGAAGGCGACCTTCAAACACCAGACCAGCAACCCGAAGGTGTTCGCCGGTGGTGACATGGTGCGGGGTTCCGACCTGGTGGTGACCGCCATCTACGAAGGCCGCAATGCGGCTGAAGGGATTCTCGACTACCTCGGTGTCTGA
- a CDS encoding glycerol dehydrogenase, which yields MLTTAIFPSRYVQGRGALEQLGFELSRFGNKALALLDPFADDHLGDLLENTCAGHLDCQRVRFAGECCDEEIARLVALARQAGPEVILGMGGGKALDTAKALAYELRLPVAVVPTLASSDAPCSALSVIYTAEGAFKRYLVLPRNPDLVLVDSQVIAQAPARFLVSGMGDALATWFEAEDCRISGAANMTGRQGPRTAHALARFCYDTLLEYGPLALQACRQQVVTPALEHVIEANTLLSGLGFESGGLAAAHAIHNGFTVLEGTHAYWHGEKVTFGVLSMLMLRDSEPRLIDEVYGFCLAVGLPVTLAEIGLPDVSDVDLLRAAELACAAGESIHNEPFAVDAQSVLAAMRTADAEGCRRLQAAR from the coding sequence ATGCTGACCACTGCCATCTTCCCATCCCGTTACGTGCAGGGCCGCGGCGCGCTCGAGCAACTCGGCTTCGAGTTGTCGCGCTTCGGCAACAAGGCACTGGCGCTGCTCGATCCCTTCGCTGACGATCACCTGGGCGATCTGCTGGAAAACACCTGTGCCGGCCATCTCGATTGTCAGCGGGTGCGTTTTGCCGGTGAGTGCTGCGACGAAGAAATCGCCCGTCTGGTGGCATTGGCTCGGCAGGCCGGGCCCGAGGTGATTCTCGGCATGGGCGGCGGCAAGGCACTGGATACCGCCAAGGCGCTTGCCTACGAACTGCGCCTGCCCGTTGCTGTGGTGCCCACCCTGGCCTCCAGCGACGCCCCCTGCAGCGCACTGTCGGTGATCTACACCGCCGAGGGGGCCTTCAAACGGTATCTGGTGCTGCCGCGCAACCCCGATCTGGTGCTGGTCGACAGCCAGGTGATCGCCCAGGCACCGGCGCGCTTTCTGGTTTCCGGTATGGGGGACGCTCTGGCCACCTGGTTCGAGGCCGAGGATTGCCGCATCAGCGGCGCCGCGAACATGACCGGTCGGCAGGGCCCGCGTACGGCTCATGCACTGGCCCGGTTCTGCTACGACACGTTGCTGGAGTACGGCCCTCTGGCATTGCAGGCCTGCCGCCAGCAGGTGGTGACGCCTGCTCTGGAACATGTCATCGAGGCCAACACACTGCTTTCCGGTCTGGGCTTCGAAAGTGGCGGCCTCGCCGCAGCTCACGCGATTCACAATGGCTTCACGGTCCTCGAGGGTACCCATGCCTACTGGCATGGCGAGAAGGTCACCTTCGGCGTGCTGAGCATGCTGATGCTGCGTGACAGCGAGCCGAGACTGATCGATGAGGTCTATGGTTTCTGTCTCGCCGTCGGCTTGCCGGTCACGCTCGCCGAGATCGGTCTGCCCGATGTCAGCGATGTCGATCTGCTGCGCGCCGCCGAGCTTGCCTGCGCCGCGGGTGAAAGTATCCACAACGAGCCCTTTGCGGTAGATGCGCAGAGCGTGCTTGCCGCCATGCGTACCGCCGACGCCGAGGGCTGCCGTCGACTTCAGGCGGCTAGATAG
- a CDS encoding LLM class flavin-dependent oxidoreductase, whose product MTSRTPIRFNAFSMNAASHQSPGLWRHPLNRSQHHNRLPYWLELAHLLERGLFDALFIADVLGVYDVYQGSPDAAVRGGVQVPVNDPLLIVPAMAAVTRHLGFGVTFSLTYEHPYPFARRMSTLDHLTDGRVGWNIVTGYLDSAARNLGLGRQLGHDQRYELAEEYLQVLYKLWERSWQDDAVNRSGAGTSYIDPSKVHPIGHHGEHYQVPGIHLCEPSPQRTPVLFQAGASPRGQAFAARHAECVFISGPTQTVLKGLVAGLRQALRDAGRQPEEQLIYAQALIIVAPSRAAAEAKLADYRRYVDVEAALALLSGWTGIDLSNLRGDQVIEYLENDAGRTALASFTRSDPNRQWTVAEAAEFVCLGGRGPVLLGSPGEVADQLEEWLDATGIDGFNLTYAVAHEDLSAVVDLLVPELQRRGRYRQAYEGGSLRQQLFGQGDRLAPRHAAHRAAI is encoded by the coding sequence ATGACCTCCCGCACACCGATCCGCTTCAACGCCTTCAGCATGAATGCCGCCAGCCACCAGTCACCCGGCCTGTGGCGCCATCCACTCAATCGCAGCCAGCACCACAACCGTCTGCCTTATTGGCTTGAACTGGCGCATCTGCTCGAGCGGGGGCTGTTCGATGCGCTGTTCATCGCCGATGTACTGGGTGTCTACGATGTCTATCAGGGCAGCCCGGATGCAGCGGTGCGCGGGGGCGTGCAGGTACCGGTCAACGATCCGCTGCTGATCGTGCCTGCCATGGCCGCCGTGACCCGGCACCTGGGTTTCGGCGTGACGTTCTCACTGACCTACGAGCATCCCTATCCCTTCGCCCGGCGCATGTCGACCCTGGATCACCTTACCGATGGCCGGGTTGGCTGGAACATCGTCACCGGCTATCTGGACAGCGCGGCACGCAACCTGGGCCTTGGCAGGCAACTGGGCCATGACCAGCGCTATGAGCTGGCCGAGGAATACCTGCAGGTGCTCTACAAACTCTGGGAGCGCAGTTGGCAAGATGATGCGGTCAACCGCAGCGGGGCCGGAACCTCCTACATCGACCCAAGCAAGGTGCACCCGATCGGCCATCATGGCGAGCACTACCAGGTGCCCGGCATCCACCTTTGCGAACCGTCCCCGCAACGCACACCGGTGCTGTTCCAGGCGGGCGCCTCGCCCCGGGGCCAGGCCTTCGCGGCTCGCCATGCCGAGTGCGTATTCATCAGCGGCCCCACCCAGACCGTCCTGAAGGGCCTGGTAGCGGGCTTGCGCCAAGCCCTGCGGGACGCAGGCAGGCAGCCGGAGGAGCAATTGATCTACGCCCAGGCGCTGATCATCGTCGCGCCGAGCCGCGCCGCTGCCGAGGCGAAGCTGGCCGACTATCGTCGCTACGTGGACGTCGAGGCCGCGCTGGCGCTTCTATCCGGCTGGACAGGCATCGACCTGTCGAACCTGCGCGGCGACCAGGTCATCGAGTACCTGGAAAACGATGCCGGGCGCACAGCCCTGGCGTCCTTCACGCGCAGCGATCCGAACCGCCAATGGACAGTGGCCGAAGCCGCCGAGTTCGTCTGCCTGGGTGGTCGCGGGCCTGTTCTGCTCGGCTCCCCCGGCGAAGTGGCCGATCAGCTGGAGGAATGGCTGGACGCCACCGGCATCGACGGTTTCAACCTGACCTATGCCGTCGCCCATGAAGACCTCAGCGCGGTGGTCGATCTGCTGGTCCCAGAGCTGCAGCGCCGTGGCCGCTACCGCCAGGCCTACGAGGGCGGCAGCCTCAGGCAGCAACTGTTCGGCCAAGGCGACCGCCTAGCCCCTCGCCACGCCGCCCATCGGGCAGCTATCTAG
- a CDS encoding aliphatic sulfonate ABC transporter substrate-binding protein: MARSFRFPSRRAFTLGLLAAASAVLLPWQAAHAESAKTLRIGYQKFNSVNILKGSGALEKALETRGVKVSWHEFAAGPQLLEALSTGAIDLGHAADAPSVFAQAAGKPVVYLAAEQPYPKGIGILVHNEGGIQNIADLKGKRVATGRGWNAQYLLALALQEAGLSYTDITAAYVNNAADAIAALQSGSVQAVTLWDPFLAAAEKKLPVRNLRDGQGLTNNRTFYLSTAEFTDHNGDLVKTFFQQLAHVSDWANKNPQQVADLLAPQLGIAPDVLLLATQRRNYAAEAITPEIVAEQQKLADTFLGLGLIPNPLRVDEAVYPQSLLP; the protein is encoded by the coding sequence ATGGCCCGTTCTTTCCGCTTCCCCAGCCGTCGCGCCTTTACACTGGGCCTCCTGGCGGCTGCCAGCGCTGTCTTGCTGCCTTGGCAAGCAGCCCACGCCGAGAGCGCCAAGACGCTGCGAATCGGTTACCAGAAGTTCAACAGCGTGAATATTCTCAAGGGAAGCGGCGCACTGGAGAAGGCGCTCGAAACCCGGGGCGTCAAGGTCAGCTGGCACGAGTTCGCCGCCGGCCCGCAATTGCTGGAAGCGCTGAGTACCGGCGCCATCGATCTGGGGCACGCTGCCGATGCGCCCTCGGTATTCGCCCAGGCTGCCGGTAAACCGGTGGTCTATCTGGCAGCAGAGCAACCCTACCCCAAAGGCATCGGCATTCTGGTGCACAATGAGGGCGGCATACAGAACATTGCCGACCTCAAGGGCAAGCGAGTAGCCACCGGCCGAGGCTGGAATGCCCAGTACCTGCTGGCCCTGGCTCTGCAGGAGGCCGGCCTGAGCTATACCGATATCACGGCGGCATACGTCAACAACGCCGCGGACGCCATCGCCGCGCTGCAATCGGGTTCCGTGCAAGCCGTCACGCTGTGGGATCCATTCCTCGCTGCAGCCGAAAAGAAGCTGCCGGTGCGCAACCTGCGCGATGGCCAGGGGCTGACCAACAACCGCACCTTCTACCTGTCCACAGCCGAATTCACCGACCACAACGGCGATCTGGTGAAGACGTTCTTCCAGCAATTGGCGCACGTCAGTGACTGGGCCAACAAGAATCCTCAGCAGGTCGCCGACCTGCTCGCACCGCAATTGGGAATAGCACCGGACGTACTGCTTCTCGCCACCCAGCGCCGCAACTATGCCGCCGAGGCGATCACTCCCGAGATCGTCGCGGAGCAGCAAAAACTGGCAGATACCTTCCTCGGCCTCGGGCTGATCCCCAATCCCCTGCGCGTCGACGAGGCGGTCTACCCGCAGTCCCTGTTGCCCTGA